The Piliocolobus tephrosceles isolate RC106 chromosome 10, ASM277652v3, whole genome shotgun sequence nucleotide sequence TTattactttctgtctcttgatTACTAACCATACTGCAAATATTAGTGGCATAATTTTATTCCTGTCTGAAAAGCAGTAAGATGTAGAAAGGTTGGAAAAAGTTTTAAGAGCTCCAACAAGTTTAACACAATcagcaattaaaatatttggctttGAAATTCaggtcattttaaaattaggagaacggggccaggtgctgtggctcctgcctgtaatcccagcactttgggaggccgaggcgggtggattacctgaggtcaggagttcgagaccagcctagccaacatggcaaaaaccaatctctactaaaaataaaaaaattagctgggcgtggtggctcaggcctgtaatcccagctattcaggagactgaggtgggagaattgcttgaacctgggaggtggaggttgcaatgagccgagattgcaccactgcactccattgcCTGGGccacactctgtctcaaataaaataaaaaagaaaatttgctcGAGTCTTTTAGAACAACAAGCTGTTTGAGACTCTCTGACCTTAGATAATATGTTTTTGGTGACAGCAGTAAGGAGAGGATACAAAGGAAAGaactattattttaaagtgaaaaaccAGTAGAACCAGGGCTTAAGTTGGGTCACATGACTATTGTAGTGTTTAGTTTGTGCCAGGTTCTGTTCTAAATAGTTTACATTTATGAAGTCATTTGATCTTTATAATAACTCTAAAATGTATGTAggtactattattcccattttacatatgaagaaattgaAAGTACATATAAAGCACATACAAAGCAGTtggacactttgggaggctgatcacttgaggggacttaccagccttggcaacatagtgacacctcatctttacaaaatataagacaaatagccaggcatggtggtgtacacctgtagtctcagctacttggtaggctacggtggaaggattgcttgagccatgcttgtgccactgcactccagcccaggcaacacagcgagatcctgtctcaaaaaaaaaaaaaaaaaaaaaattgaaacacagaGAAACTGGCTTGCCTGGTGTCGCAGATTGCCTAGTGAAAGGGTCTGTTTTATGCACCATCATGCCATCTCTGAATAAAAATGGCCATTTAGTAACCAGGAGAAACTGTCCCTTGTGAGTAGCTTTCTAATGAAGTTATAGTTACAGTTGACTGGCAATCTAGTTGTTTAATCTTATTATTAAACTTCTTCTATGTTAGTATATTGGGAGTGACATGAGCCTTCTTGTTGGAGATGAATGTATATTTAAGACAttttttgattctttaaaaaatatatcatttggccgggtgcagtggctcacacctgtaatcccagcacttcgggaggccgaggcaggtggctcacaaggtcgggagatcgagaccatcctaaccaacatggtgaaaccccgtctctactgaaatacaaaaaattagcgggtcatggtggtgtgcacctatagtcccagctacttgggatgctgaggcaggagaatcgcttgaacccaggaagcggaggttgcagtgagccgagatcacaccactgcactccagcctggtgacagagcaagactctgtctgaaataataataataatcataataataaatatatatgtcacTCAATCTTTGTTCTTACTACTTCAATAATTGATAttcattgaagaaaattaaaaatacaaaaaaaaatttttaagtcacCTGATATCCCGCTATACAGAGATAAGCACTTTTAATAGTTGGGTGTATCTCCTTCTATACTTTAGATCTCACAACAGGAGATTGAGTGAAGATAATTAAATACTATGAAACTATTAAAAGTAacattggccaggtgcaatggctcactcctgtaatcccagtgctttgggaagctgaggcaggattgcctgaggccaggagttcagaccagcctgggcaacgtagcaagatcccatctctacaaaaataaaaaattagccaggtatggtggcatgtacctgtagtccatGCTGCagcagctgaggcaagaggatcacttgagctcaagattTCAAGGTtgcaagtgagctatgatcatgccattgtattccagcctgggcaacacagtgagaccctgtctcaaaaaaattaataggccgggcgcagtggcttatgcctgtaatcccagaactttgggaggccaaggagggccgatcacctgaggtcaggggtttgagtccagcctggccaacatggtaaaaccctttctctactaaaaatacaaaattagctggacatggtggtgtgtgcctgtagtcccagttactcaagggactgaggcaggataattgcttgaacctgggaggcggagtttgcagtgagttgagatcacaccactggatgccagcttgagcaacagagtgagactccatctcaaaaatgataataataataataaaattaaagtaatgttatatgtgtatgtataaatacatCCCTCTCTCTCTGAAGGTATATATCAGAGAGGTTTAATGAAGCAGTTTTATAGtggaaaacacaaaacattgacacacaaataattataaaaatatgcttaTTGACATGGAAAAATAGCCAGGATATATTATTGGGTAGATTATAAAATGGTATGTAGTGTAAGATcatactttcatttaaaaatgtgcattaaagtggcacgtgtctgtagtcctagctattcggaaggctgaggcagaggatcactagagcccaggaggtcaaggctgcagtgagctgtgatcatgccactgcaccacagtctgggcaatacagcaagaccctgtctcaaaaagaagaagacaaaaaattaactactcgggaggctgaggcaggagaatggcgtaaacctgggaggcggagcttgcagtgagctgagatccggccactgcactccagcctgggagatagagcgagactccatctcaaaaaaaaaaaaaaaacaactaacttAGATAAGAAATCTGATGTTTAAACATAAACAGTTTGATTTATGTGAAATGGATTTATAGACTCTAAATCATTGGGGAGtttaagagaaatgtaaaatattaaatttctgtttgaacaaaggcatttaaaaatagcATACAGATATCAGGTTGGGGAGTTAGGGTAGGTAGGGTAGGAGGAAATGGGATGGGATATGGGAGAccaaaaaatttcttttttcctctgaattcatctctggaactaattttattctttattttcccatAATGTTAAACAGATTTGAGCAATGCTGTGTACAGTGAGATGTTTGTTGGCTCAGATGAGTTTGACTTCTTTCAAATTGGAATGGACACTGAGATAACGTTTTGTTTCAAAGAATTGAAGGTAAATAAAGATTTGtatcaaattaaaattcaaattttcacTGTAAGTTTTTAATAAGGATTTCaagttttttctgcttttcttttttcagggaATACTGACATTTTCAGAAGCTACACATGCTCCtatatccatttattttgattttcctgGGAAGTAGGTCCTTGAGAATTTTTCTGAGTTTGTTTCATATCAATAACAAAACCCTTTGGATCACTTTGAAATTAATTAACACCTCAGGAATACCTAAACTTTACTATTAATACTTATCAAACTAAAATTTTGAAAGATGCTGAAACatggcatttttaattttcttttttctttactcagacagagtttcgctctgttgcccaggctggagtacagtggcatgatcttggctcactgcagtctccacctcccgggttcaagcaattcttctgcctaagcctcccaagtagctgggattacaggcatctaccaccatgcctggctcatttttgtatttttggtagagatgggctttcaccatgttgaccaggctggcttcgaactcctgacttcaagagatccaccggcctcggccttccaaattgctgggattacaggcgtgagccactgcacccagccttactctttctttctttttttttctttttttgagactgagtttcgcttttgttgcccaggctggagtgcaatgccacaatcttggctcactgcaacctccgccttccaggttcaagtgattctcctgcctcagcctcccgagtagctgggattacaggcatgtgtcatcatgccccgctaattttttttttttgtatttttagtaaagacagggtttctccatgttggtcaggctggtctcaaactcgcgacctcaggtgatccacctgcctcggcctcccctgTTTCTTTTTAGTCCAGAATTAAGTATCATTTCTAATGTGTTTCTAATGTCCATCAGAAAATGAGTATCACTGTTGCTCTGACTTGGCTTTTTTAGACCTCTGGCTTTAAGTATTGATGATATGTTAGTGGAAGCTAACTTTATTTTGGCCACATTAGCTGATGAGCCAAGTAGAGCATCTTCACCACAGTCACTGTGTCTTTCACAGAAACGAAAAAGGTAAGACTGTGTTTTAACTTCTTTATTAATTGGGACAAGCCGTCATAATCTTATTCTGAAGTAATTCACTGGCATTCGCTCAGGAAACAATTGAGGAGCGAAATATTAGATAACAAATTTTGGCTGAATACGGAAGAGCTGTAGTGAAGCTTACCTGTAGCATAGAAACATCACCAATCTTTGTGtcagatatttgctttttctcctctgaTCAGAATTGAACAATTCTGATAAACTGTCTGGTTTATCTGTGTTGTGTCCCAGAACTCAATtctaatttttaggtttttatttgttgttgttgttattgttttagacaaggtctcgctcccattgcccaggtttgagtgctgtggcgcaaactcgagtcactgcagcctccatttccgtagctcaagtgatcctcccacctcagcctcccaagtagctgggaccataggcatgtgccaccacacccagctaatttttttttttttttttttttttgtagagacaggtttcaccatgtttcccaggctggtctcaaacttctgggctcaagccatccacctacttcagcctcccaaagtgctgggtttacaggtgtgagtcaccacattgggcctttagttgtttttttttttaataataacataGTGTTTTCATAGGGAAGTCTATATTCACTTCCTAGAACTTTTGCTCAGATATAGGGATAgccattgctttctttctttctttcttttttttgagacagagtctcactttgttgcccaggctggagtgcagtggcacgatctcagctcactgaaacctccacccgctgggttcaagcaattctcctgtctcagcctccctagtagctggaatgacaggtgtgcactaccacgcctggctaatttttgtatttttagtagagacggggtttcactatgttgatcaggctggtctcgaactcctgacctcatgatccacccacctcagcctcccaaagcactgggattacaggtgtgagccactgcgcctgacttttttttctttcttaatttcttttgggGGAAGAAGGATGCTTTATTGTAAAAGTTATTTCAGGAAATTTGGGAAAtagagaaaagtataaagaagaaaataaaacttactcATAATTGTATCACCCAGAGATAGCCACTGTTAACATTCTGGCTCACTGCATTTTCTTTCAGACTTAATTTTGTGTATacttgtattttcaaatttttaaaaaaattttttgagacaaggtctcactctgtcacccaggctggagcgcagtggcataatcatggctcaccatagtctcaacctcccaggctcaagcgttccacctcagcctcctaagtaaccaggactacgggcacctgccaccatacccagctaatttttgtgttttttgtagagattgggttttaccatgttgcccagactggtctcttaagtcctgggctcaagcagtctgcctgcctcagcctcccagagtgctaggattacagatgtgagtgaGCCACTTCCCCTAATCTAtacttgtattttaaaacaagattAGGATCATAGAGCATATGTGGTTTTGGTATTGTGGATATGTTTCAATATCACTGATAATGACttgaaaacatgatttttctttttctttttttttttttgagtcagagtcttactttgtcacccaggctggagtgcagtggcgccatctcagctcattgcaacctctgcctcgcccagctaatttttttgcatttttaatagagacgaggtttcaccatcttggctctgctggtcttggactcttggcctcatgatccacccaccttggcttcccaaagtgttgggattacaggcgtgagcctctgtgtcCGGCCAAAAACATGATTCTCAATGACTGTACACAATTTTATCATATAGATGTATAGTAATTTGCTTGACTTTTCCTCTAACTTGCTCCTGTTACCATATCACAAGATATTCTATGCACAGTGAGTTGCTTTACTAAAAGATTCGTCTGTCATGAGAACTTACAAAtcatcatatatatacattttaaccAGCAACAATTTAGTTCCATGTATTTCAATATATTCCCTAATCCAGTGGTATCATTGTCATCCCACATTGTCCAttagttatataaaaaatatatttcacaataaacaGTTCATTCATTTAATGCCTATTAATACCTCAGGTCAGATCTGATTAAAAAAAAGGCTGGCAAAAATGTAACCAGCCAGGCCCTGGAATGTATTTCAAGAAAAGCAGCACCAAGAAGGCTTTATCCTAAGGAGACTCTCACAAACATCTCTGCATTGGAAAACTGTGGAAGCCCTGCAATGAAAAGAGTGAATGGAGATGTCAGTGAAGTAtcagaaaacagtgtcagcaacaCAGAGGAAGTGCCAGGGTCTCTGTGTCtcagaaaggtaaaataaaagcGTTGAGATTCAACCACATCTCAGTCAAGAATTCTCATCTGTCGCCCTTTGCAGTCTTCTTCCCCAATCCCCACCCGGCCATGttctgaaaatttattttcttattttttgatagGGGAAAAGTGAGGCTAGTCTGAATTATAGACCGAAGAAAAGTCTGATAGAGAAAAGTCTGATTTACGGAATATCAATAGAAAATAGTTAAATTGTTCAGTCAGTAATTTCTAATAAAGCATATTCAAGTAGAGATTTGGGTCACTTGTTTCCAATAATAAATTATGATTGCTTATGGTATATTCTATCTTGAATAACAATAATATGTTGAGGTCATATAAtttgtttcctaaaatatttccttctaattttacttttcaaatttgtttGGTAAATCTTATATTCGTAATAGTACAAATGTAAATTTCATCCCAACAAATATCACAAATTCCTTCATAATGGAGTCCCAGTTAATAACATCTTATTCTATAAGATAGATGATAAGCTTCACAGAATGCTGTAGTGTTAAACCTTACAAAATCTACTGAAGGTAAGCAATGTATAAGAAACTGAAGTATCTCAAATATTGATAATCCTAATTTTACTTGTTTGATGTTTTGTTCAAGcttgttttgctgttgttattgttggttTGGATATATGAGTTTCTTAGTGAGAGAAatttgaaagcagaaataatatttttgaaagttacCATCACCatcttggctgggtacagtggctcacacctgtaaccccagccctttggaaggccaaggagggaagatctcttgaggccacgagttcaagaacagcctgagcgacagagtgagaccccatctctacagaaatttaaatagtagccagatgtggtggctgtAGACCtagctgctgaggaggctgaag carries:
- the RAD9B gene encoding cell cycle checkpoint control protein RAD9B isoform X7 — translated: MDLSNAVYSEMFVGSDEFDFFQIGMDTEITFCFKELKGILTFSEATHAPISIYFDFPGKPLALSIDDMLVEANFILATLADEPSRASSPQSLCLSQKRKRSDLIKKKAGKNVTSQALECISRKAAPRRLYPKETLTNISALENCGSPAMKRVNGDVSEVSENSVSNTEEVPGSLCLRKFSCMFFGAVSSDQQEHFNHPFDSLARASDSEEDMNNGSFSIF
- the RAD9B gene encoding cell cycle checkpoint control protein RAD9B isoform X5, which gives rise to MKSILPIFRCLNSLERNIEKCKIFTRSDKCKVVIQFFYRHGIKRTHNICFQESQPLQVIFDKNVCTNTLMIQPRLLADAIVLFTSSQEEVTLAVTPLNFCLKSSNEESMDLSNAVYSEMFVGSDEFDFFQIGMDTEITFCFKELKGILTFSEATHAPISIYFDFPGKPLALSIDDMLVEANFILATLADEPSRASSPQSLCLSQKRKRSDLIKKKAGKNVTSQALECISRKAAPRRLYPKETLTNISALENCGSPAMKRVNGDVSEVSENSVSNTEEVPGSLCLRKFSCMFFGAVSSDQQEHFNHPFDSLARASDSEEDMNNGSFSIF
- the RAD9B gene encoding cell cycle checkpoint control protein RAD9B isoform X6; this translates as MEVESRMVDTRGWEWCVGIKRTHNICFQESQPLQVIFDKNVCTNTLMIQPRLLADAIVLFTSSQEEVTLAVTPLNFCLKSSNEESMDLSNAVYSEMFVGSDEFDFFQIGMDTEITFCFKELKGILTFSEATHAPISIYFDFPGKPLALSIDDMLVEANFILATLADEPSRASSPQSLCLSQKRKRSDLIKKKAGKNVTSQALECISRKAAPRRLYPKETLTNISALENCGSPAMKRVNGDVSEVSENSVSNTEEVPGSLCLRKFSCMFFGAVSSDQQEHFNHPFDSLARASDSEEDMNNGSFSIF
- the RAD9B gene encoding cell cycle checkpoint control protein RAD9B isoform X4, with translation MAAMLKCVMSGSQVKVFGKAVQALSRISDELWLDPSKKGLALRCVNSSRSAYGCVLFSPVFFQHYQWSDLVKISENELDTTLNLKCKLGMKSILPIFRCLNSLERNIEKCKIFTRSDKCKVVIQFFYRHDLSNAVYSEMFVGSDEFDFFQIGMDTEITFCFKELKGILTFSEATHAPISIYFDFPGKPLALSIDDMLVEANFILATLADEPSRASSPQSLCLSQKRKRSDLIKKKAGKNVTSQALECISRKAAPRRLYPKETLTNISALENCGSPAMKRVNGDVSEVSENSVSNTEEVPGSLCLRKCDAEKNLMEVMPNISVLSDIEQHPPLPRQPEFGVE
- the RAD9B gene encoding cell cycle checkpoint control protein RAD9B isoform X8, which produces MDLSNAVYSEMFVGSDEFDFFQIGMDTEITFCFKELKGILTFSEATHAPISIYFDFPGKPLALSIDDMLVEANFILATLADEPSRASSPQSLCLSQKRKRSDLIKKKAGKNVTSQALECISRKAAPRRLYPKETLTNISALENCGSPAMKRVNGDVSEVSENSVSNTEEVPGSLCLRKCDAEKNLMEVMPNISVLSDIEQHPPLPRQPEFGVE